One window from the genome of Variovorax sp. PAMC26660 encodes:
- the lysM gene encoding peptidoglycan-binding protein LysM, whose amino-acid sequence MGLLSFIKEAGEKLFGGSSAQAATPDANVAAATAIKTYIETQSLGLTGLEVTYVATSGVVTLAGQAPSQEASEKASLAAGNVANVTSVDNNLVAPDAPPAQYHDVVRGDTLSTISKKYYGDANKYNAIFEANKPMLTSPDKIYPGQKLRIPALS is encoded by the coding sequence ATGGGATTGCTGAGTTTCATCAAGGAAGCCGGTGAAAAACTGTTCGGCGGATCGTCGGCGCAAGCCGCCACGCCGGACGCGAACGTTGCCGCCGCAACCGCCATCAAGACCTACATCGAGACGCAGAGCCTCGGTCTCACGGGCCTTGAGGTGACTTACGTTGCAACCAGCGGCGTGGTCACCCTCGCCGGCCAGGCGCCCTCGCAGGAAGCCAGCGAAAAGGCTTCGCTGGCCGCAGGCAACGTGGCCAACGTCACGAGCGTGGACAACAACCTCGTCGCACCGGACGCTCCGCCCGCGCAGTACCACGACGTGGTGAGGGGCGACACGCTGTCGACCATCTCGAAGAAGTACTACGGCGATGCCAACAAGTACAACGCGATCTTCGAGGCGAACAAGCCGATGCTGACGAGCCCGGACAAGATCTATCCGGGGCAGAAGCTGCGCATTCCTGCGCTGAGCTGA
- a CDS encoding rhodanese-like domain-containing protein, giving the protein MNATTEDKGYAGDVTPEQAAQWLASGEAVMVDVRTDAEREWVGFVPGAVPLAWKQWPGMALNPAFDDGVRVAGEGGKKLVLLCRSGVRSIAAAKRATELGLVAYNILEGFEGNPDADGHRGLIGGWRKRGLPWKQS; this is encoded by the coding sequence ATGAACGCAACGACTGAAGACAAAGGCTACGCCGGCGACGTGACGCCCGAGCAGGCCGCGCAGTGGCTGGCAAGCGGCGAGGCCGTGATGGTCGATGTGCGCACCGACGCCGAGCGCGAGTGGGTCGGCTTTGTGCCGGGCGCTGTGCCGTTGGCGTGGAAGCAGTGGCCGGGCATGGCGCTGAACCCGGCCTTCGACGACGGCGTGCGCGTTGCGGGCGAGGGCGGCAAGAAGCTCGTGCTGCTGTGCCGCAGCGGTGTGCGTTCCATTGCCGCTGCCAAGCGAGCTACCGAATTGGGTCTGGTGGCCTACAACATCCTCGAAGGCTTCGAGGGGAATCCTGACGCGGACGGGCATCGCGGGTTGATCGGTGGGTGGCGCAAGCGCGGGCTGCCCTGGAAGCAGAGCTAG
- a CDS encoding metalloregulator ArsR/SmtB family transcription factor, with the protein MEKIFEALASTPRRKILAYLSETELSAGDIATRFDMSKPSLSKHLKILEGAGLVKAEKRGQFVFYSLQRESLANTLTGFVQAVCPVSKALKKESRALASQRSSGSKA; encoded by the coding sequence ATGGAAAAAATCTTCGAAGCGCTCGCATCCACGCCTCGGCGCAAGATCCTGGCGTACCTCTCGGAGACAGAGCTCTCGGCTGGAGACATCGCCACGCGCTTCGACATGTCCAAGCCCTCGCTTTCCAAGCATCTGAAGATCCTGGAAGGCGCAGGGCTCGTGAAGGCCGAGAAGCGGGGGCAGTTCGTGTTCTACAGCCTGCAGCGCGAAAGTCTGGCCAACACGCTGACAGGCTTCGTGCAGGCCGTCTGCCCGGTGTCCAAGGCACTGAAGAAAGAGAGCCGGGCACTGGCCAGCCAGCGTTCCTCTGGCTCGAAGGCTTGA
- a CDS encoding thiol-disulfide oxidoreductase DCC family protein, with the protein MQEPSALSPPRTVVYYNSACPVCDAGVCAMRDRLADDSVEWIDVHARPEVLAPLGLQLEDVRERLHLVDTSGDTRIGADAIAGVLALSPRWRWLAGPMQWPGLRTFSTWLYNAFARQLYRWNRSRGHW; encoded by the coding sequence ATGCAAGAACCCTCTGCCTTGAGCCCTCCCCGAACGGTCGTCTACTACAACAGCGCCTGCCCGGTCTGCGATGCGGGCGTCTGCGCGATGCGCGACAGGCTCGCCGACGACAGCGTGGAATGGATCGACGTGCACGCTCGACCGGAAGTGCTGGCGCCCCTCGGCCTGCAACTCGAGGACGTGCGCGAACGCCTGCATCTGGTCGACACCTCCGGCGACACGCGCATCGGCGCCGACGCTATCGCCGGCGTCCTGGCACTGTCGCCGCGATGGCGCTGGCTGGCCGGACCCATGCAGTGGCCCGGACTGCGCACGTTCAGCACATGGCTCTACAACGCATTCGCGCGACAGCTGTACCGCTGGAATCGCTCGCGAGGTCACTGGTAA
- the ubiG gene encoding bifunctional 2-polyprenyl-6-hydroxyphenol methylase/3-demethylubiquinol 3-O-methyltransferase UbiG — MSFVNFDPAELAKFQALADRWWDPQSEFRPLHEINPLRLEWIDGLSPVKGRKVLDVGCGGGILAESMARKGADVLGIDLADKPLKVAALHAQASGATVAYQAISAEALSEGSEARFDVVTCMEMLEHVPSPNAVIEACARMAKPGGWVFFSTINRTPWAWLIAIFGAEQVLRILPRGTHDYGKLIRPDELKQAAVHAGLELRDQRGLGYNPLTRNFRLHRTLSVGYLLAMQKA; from the coding sequence ATGAGCTTCGTGAACTTCGATCCCGCCGAACTGGCCAAATTCCAAGCCCTGGCCGATCGCTGGTGGGACCCACAGTCGGAATTCAGGCCCCTGCACGAGATCAATCCGCTTCGCCTGGAATGGATCGACGGGCTGAGCCCGGTGAAGGGGCGAAAGGTGCTGGACGTCGGCTGCGGCGGCGGGATTCTTGCCGAGTCGATGGCACGCAAGGGCGCCGACGTGCTGGGCATCGATCTGGCGGACAAGCCGCTGAAAGTCGCCGCGCTCCATGCGCAAGCGAGCGGCGCGACTGTCGCTTACCAAGCCATCTCCGCCGAAGCCCTGTCCGAGGGAAGCGAGGCCCGATTCGACGTGGTGACCTGCATGGAAATGCTCGAGCACGTGCCGTCACCGAACGCGGTCATCGAAGCCTGCGCAAGAATGGCCAAGCCGGGCGGGTGGGTCTTCTTCTCCACCATCAACCGCACGCCGTGGGCCTGGCTGATTGCGATCTTCGGCGCGGAGCAGGTGCTGCGCATCCTGCCGCGCGGCACGCACGATTACGGCAAGCTCATCCGGCCCGACGAACTCAAGCAGGCCGCCGTGCATGCCGGACTTGAACTGCGAGACCAGCGCGGGCTGGGCTACAACCCGCTCACCCGCAATTTCAGGCTGCACCGCACCTTGAGCGTGGGGTACTTGCTTGCCATGCAAAAAGCCTGA
- a CDS encoding PEP/pyruvate-binding domain-containing protein, with protein sequence MKNDRTAHPAGKARDQGNAGAMKTLGWVAGLALCAMAIAPASAQLARKPSYYQQQNLPQPEGPAAQLVPRPAVPSSLPALRSQGDFDTLARVYDAGTPMQLAHVLFVIDRQAKPARMYYIDTPRYQLHVRFLRDTRLAPNTIKREIDRNYLVPDRRFLFGTLSWQQNIGTFTYEFWEGDQLTASLLRQADAQVKDSFFGPVKFKTNSTLHERVAKEAGLDYVSQEALIREQPYMPMNLGTATGRVRIVDEAASANALNALLPDDIAVLRQVPISLPPVAGVLTERPSTALSHVNLLAKGWGIPNAYVRDAAAVLKEHAGQWVALKVAASGYQVRRLTPEEIAALPPRAVRIASSGATPGGAKAIKPDLRENRLLPLASLRARNSAQCGTKAANLGAMQAAHIPGTSVPDGFCIPFAHYDRFMRSNGLADRIARMQQQPGFASDPQLRQKALAQLRDEIVQWPVDASTAAAWRAAWQAQLGGGGVFVRSSSNSEDLPGFSGAGLYTTMPNVKTGDALEVAVKKVWASVFNPEAWEARSAAGFGAESVLMGVFVQTAIDSTNAGVMITRDPFDAGHPHVTYISAKRGIGIRVVEGKRVAEQVMYSSWSKAIQVLSRSAEETSLQLDKDGGVKEVPVEAGRNVLTDELVVRLANVGAAVKRTFNAVDQDIEWATVGDKIVLLQARPYVERRR encoded by the coding sequence ATGAAGAATGACCGCACCGCGCATCCAGCGGGCAAGGCACGTGATCAGGGCAATGCAGGAGCGATGAAGACGTTGGGCTGGGTTGCAGGCCTGGCGCTGTGCGCAATGGCCATCGCACCAGCCAGCGCCCAGCTCGCACGCAAGCCGTCTTACTACCAGCAGCAGAACCTGCCCCAGCCCGAAGGCCCCGCCGCGCAACTGGTGCCGCGCCCGGCCGTGCCGTCGTCGCTGCCCGCGCTGCGCAGCCAGGGCGACTTCGACACGCTGGCGCGCGTCTACGATGCCGGCACACCGATGCAATTGGCCCATGTGCTGTTCGTGATCGACCGGCAGGCCAAGCCGGCGCGCATGTACTACATCGACACGCCGCGCTACCAGTTGCACGTGCGCTTTCTGCGCGACACCCGGCTCGCGCCCAACACCATCAAGCGCGAGATCGACCGCAACTACCTCGTGCCCGACCGGCGCTTTCTGTTCGGCACGTTGAGCTGGCAGCAGAACATCGGCACCTTCACCTATGAGTTCTGGGAAGGCGACCAGCTCACCGCGTCGCTGCTGCGGCAGGCCGATGCACAGGTGAAGGACAGCTTCTTCGGCCCCGTGAAGTTCAAGACCAACTCCACGCTGCACGAGCGCGTTGCGAAAGAAGCCGGGCTCGACTATGTGAGCCAGGAGGCGCTGATCCGCGAGCAGCCCTACATGCCGATGAACCTCGGCACCGCCACCGGCCGCGTTCGCATCGTGGACGAAGCGGCGAGCGCGAACGCACTGAACGCGCTGCTGCCCGACGACATCGCCGTGCTGCGCCAGGTGCCGATCAGCCTGCCGCCTGTGGCGGGCGTGCTGACCGAGCGGCCATCGACCGCGCTGTCGCATGTCAACCTGCTCGCCAAGGGCTGGGGCATTCCGAACGCCTACGTGCGCGACGCAGCGGCTGTGCTGAAGGAGCATGCGGGCCAGTGGGTGGCCCTCAAGGTCGCAGCCTCCGGCTACCAGGTGCGCCGTCTCACGCCCGAAGAGATCGCGGCGTTGCCGCCGCGTGCCGTGCGCATCGCATCCAGCGGCGCCACGCCCGGCGGCGCGAAAGCCATCAAGCCCGACCTGCGCGAAAACCGCTTGCTGCCGCTGGCTTCACTGCGTGCCCGCAACAGCGCGCAATGCGGCACCAAGGCCGCGAACCTCGGCGCCATGCAGGCCGCGCACATTCCCGGCACCTCGGTGCCCGACGGCTTCTGCATTCCTTTCGCGCACTACGACCGCTTCATGCGCAGCAATGGCTTGGCCGATCGCATCGCACGCATGCAGCAGCAACCCGGCTTCGCGAGCGACCCGCAGTTGCGGCAGAAGGCGCTGGCGCAATTGCGCGACGAGATCGTCCAATGGCCGGTCGATGCATCCACTGCGGCGGCGTGGCGCGCCGCATGGCAGGCGCAGTTAGGCGGTGGCGGCGTGTTCGTGCGCAGCTCGTCCAATTCCGAAGACCTGCCCGGCTTCAGCGGCGCGGGGCTCTACACCACCATGCCCAACGTCAAGACCGGCGACGCGCTCGAAGTCGCGGTGAAGAAGGTCTGGGCCTCCGTGTTCAACCCCGAAGCCTGGGAGGCGCGCAGCGCCGCGGGCTTCGGTGCCGAGTCGGTGCTGATGGGCGTCTTCGTGCAGACCGCCATCGACTCCACCAACGCCGGCGTGATGATCACCCGCGACCCCTTCGACGCCGGCCACCCGCACGTCACCTACATCTCGGCCAAGCGCGGCATCGGCATCCGCGTGGTCGAAGGCAAACGCGTGGCGGAGCAGGTGATGTATTCGAGCTGGTCGAAGGCTATCCAGGTGCTGAGCCGCTCGGCCGAAGAGACTTCATTGCAGCTCGACAAGGATGGCGGTGTGAAGGAAGTGCCAGTGGAAGCTGGCCGCAATGTGCTGACCGACGAACTGGTGGTGCGGCTGGCGAACGTGGGTGCGGCAGTGAAGCGCACCTTCAACGCGGTCGATCAGGACATCGAATGGGCGACGGTGGGAGACAAGATCGTGCTGCTGCAGGCGCGGCCGTATGTGGAGCGGCGGCGCTGA
- a CDS encoding zinc ribbon domain-containing protein — MTLKLLQGFHWHQALRESFAIGDVAAVLSQQEREKHMGMLERLFGGHGGGRHGGGGGHHGSSGGYGGYGNGAPPANGGGDGGGGACPACRTANAPGARFCQQCGTSMLPAACGKCGTTMQAGAKFCGQCGQSSEAASRV, encoded by the coding sequence TTGACCCTGAAGCTGCTTCAAGGATTCCACTGGCATCAGGCCCTGCGGGAATCCTTCGCCATCGGCGACGTTGCCGCAGTCCTCAGTCAGCAGGAACGGGAGAAGCACATGGGCATGTTGGAAAGACTTTTCGGTGGTCATGGCGGTGGACGGCATGGCGGCGGTGGCGGCCATCACGGCTCCTCCGGTGGTTACGGCGGCTACGGAAACGGCGCGCCGCCGGCGAACGGTGGAGGCGATGGTGGCGGGGGCGCATGCCCTGCGTGCCGAACGGCCAACGCACCCGGCGCGCGCTTCTGCCAGCAATGCGGCACGTCGATGCTGCCGGCCGCATGCGGCAAGTGCGGCACCACGATGCAGGCCGGTGCGAAGTTCTGCGGCCAGTGCGGCCAGTCATCGGAGGCGGCGTCGCGCGTCTGA
- the gorA gene encoding glutathione-disulfide reductase, with protein MRTFDFDLFVIGGGSGGVRAARMAAQTGARVGLAEAAELGGTCVNVGCIPKKLYSYAAGYAESFEEAAGYGWQLPEAPRFDWAHLKTQRAKEITRLNGIYASLLKNSGVTLITGWAQLVDGHTVEVDGKRHTARHLLVAVGGTPFVPDIPGREHIVTSDAMFDLDPFPKRLLVVGGGYIACEFASIFNGLGAKVTQLHRRAHLLTGFDDDVRQFLAGEMGKAGVDVRLNSEASAISRGPHGLTVTLARGQHIEADTVLFATGRVPNTQGLGLEAVGVKLDDKGAIAVDAHYRSSVPSIYAVGDVSTRVQLTPVALAEAMVVVDELFGKGKRRLDYEFIPTAVFTHPNIGTCGYSEIDARAKFGEVTVFSSEFKSLRHTLSGRSERTFMKLVVDKKSDHVVGLHMVGADAGEVVQGFAVAMRAGATKAMFDSTIGIHPTAAEEFVTMREPMPG; from the coding sequence ATGCGCACATTCGACTTCGATCTCTTCGTCATTGGCGGCGGCAGCGGTGGCGTTCGCGCCGCGCGCATGGCAGCGCAGACCGGCGCCCGCGTGGGGCTGGCCGAAGCGGCTGAATTGGGCGGCACCTGCGTCAACGTGGGCTGCATTCCGAAAAAGCTCTACAGCTATGCGGCCGGCTATGCCGAATCTTTCGAGGAAGCCGCAGGCTACGGCTGGCAACTGCCCGAGGCACCGCGCTTCGACTGGGCGCACCTGAAGACACAGCGCGCGAAAGAGATCACGCGGCTCAACGGCATCTATGCCTCGCTGCTGAAGAACTCGGGCGTCACGCTGATCACCGGCTGGGCGCAACTGGTCGACGGCCACACGGTGGAAGTCGACGGCAAGCGCCACACGGCGCGCCACCTGCTGGTGGCCGTCGGCGGTACGCCCTTCGTGCCGGACATCCCCGGCCGCGAGCACATCGTGACCTCCGATGCGATGTTCGACCTCGATCCGTTCCCCAAGCGCCTACTGGTGGTCGGCGGCGGCTACATCGCCTGCGAGTTCGCATCGATCTTCAATGGCCTCGGCGCCAAGGTCACGCAACTGCATCGCCGCGCGCATCTGCTCACCGGCTTCGACGACGACGTGCGCCAGTTCCTCGCGGGCGAGATGGGCAAGGCCGGCGTCGACGTGCGGCTGAACAGCGAGGCCTCGGCGATCTCTCGCGGGCCGCACGGGCTCACCGTCACGCTGGCGCGTGGCCAGCACATCGAGGCCGACACGGTGCTCTTCGCCACCGGCCGCGTGCCCAACACGCAGGGCCTGGGCCTCGAAGCGGTGGGCGTGAAACTCGATGACAAGGGCGCGATTGCGGTCGATGCGCACTACCGCAGCTCGGTGCCGTCGATCTACGCGGTGGGCGATGTGTCGACCCGCGTGCAGCTCACGCCGGTGGCGCTGGCCGAAGCGATGGTGGTGGTCGACGAACTCTTCGGCAAGGGCAAGCGCCGCCTCGACTACGAGTTCATTCCCACGGCCGTGTTCACCCACCCGAACATCGGCACCTGCGGCTACAGCGAGATCGACGCGCGCGCGAAGTTCGGCGAAGTGACGGTGTTCTCCAGCGAGTTCAAGTCGCTGCGCCACACGCTCTCGGGCCGCAGCGAGCGCACCTTCATGAAGCTGGTGGTGGACAAGAAAAGCGACCACGTGGTCGGCCTGCACATGGTGGGCGCGGACGCGGGTGAGGTGGTGCAGGGCTTTGCGGTGGCGATGCGCGCCGGCGCGACGAAGGCCATGTTCGACAGCACCATCGGCATCCACCCGACCGCTGCCGAAGAGTTTGTGACGATGCGCGAACCGATGCCCGGGTAA
- a CDS encoding ketopantoate reductase family protein encodes MKVAVMGAGAVGCYYGAMLARAGHEVVLIGRPSHVEAVRAHGLRLETKAFDEHVRLDASTEASAVQGADLVLFCVKSTDSEAAAALIQPHLSPDALVLTLQNGVDNDARVRSVLPSNEVAAAVVYVATEMAGAGHVRHHGRGELVIAPSRASEQVAQHLIAAGVPTQISGNVRGSLWAKLILNCAYNALSAVTQLPYGELVKGVGVADVIRDVVAECLAVAKAEGIDVVGDTDAAIRGIAQSMPSQYSSTAQDLARGKLSEIDHLNGLVVRRGEALGVPTPANRVLFVMVKLLEGKQQRR; translated from the coding sequence ATGAAAGTCGCAGTGATGGGTGCCGGCGCGGTCGGCTGCTACTACGGCGCCATGCTGGCGCGCGCGGGCCACGAGGTGGTGCTGATCGGGCGGCCCTCGCATGTGGAGGCCGTCAGGGCGCATGGCCTGCGGCTGGAGACGAAGGCGTTCGACGAGCACGTGCGGCTCGACGCGAGCACCGAAGCCAGCGCGGTGCAGGGCGCGGATCTCGTGCTGTTCTGCGTGAAGTCCACCGACAGTGAAGCGGCTGCGGCGCTGATCCAGCCGCACCTGTCGCCCGATGCGCTGGTGCTGACGCTGCAGAACGGCGTCGACAACGACGCGCGCGTGCGTTCGGTGCTGCCGTCGAATGAAGTGGCGGCCGCCGTGGTCTATGTGGCGACCGAGATGGCCGGCGCCGGCCATGTCAGGCATCACGGGCGTGGCGAGCTGGTGATCGCGCCATCGCGCGCCAGCGAGCAAGTGGCGCAGCACCTGATTGCTGCCGGCGTGCCCACGCAGATTTCAGGCAACGTGCGCGGCTCGCTCTGGGCCAAGCTGATCCTCAACTGCGCCTACAACGCGCTGTCGGCGGTCACGCAGTTGCCTTACGGCGAACTGGTGAAGGGCGTGGGCGTGGCCGATGTGATCCGCGACGTGGTCGCCGAATGCCTGGCCGTGGCGAAGGCCGAAGGCATCGACGTGGTGGGCGATACCGACGCCGCCATTCGCGGCATCGCCCAATCGATGCCCTCGCAATACTCATCGACCGCGCAAGACCTCGCACGCGGCAAGCTCAGCGAGATCGATCACCTCAACGGCCTTGTGGTGCGGCGCGGCGAAGCGCTGGGTGTGCCCACGCCCGCCAACCGCGTGCTGTTCGTGATGGTGAAGTTGCTCGAAGGAAAACAACAGCGTCGTTGA
- a CDS encoding LysR substrate-binding domain-containing protein: protein MKRDCPTIQELLAFDAVARHESITLAAGALCITVSAVSKQIAGLEAFLGRELLQKNGRGVQLTPQGRVYWQKISGGLRAIETATFEARSGDAGAGLLTLASVPTFLTKWLIPRLPAFSQKSRHVMLSFSRHLEPSDGIPAGVDAAIRYGPDGWPGVVSEYIAGREFVLIVARSLVEGRHRIAQPADIVGHTLLHHEGAPTAWRQWAAQHGVPEVQIVAGPRFAQYSALIQAALNGLGIGLVPKLLVQEELAEGALLSPCGTPVSVNQGHYLCYRPDRLDLPAFAAFREWLLEEGVASRGAEA, encoded by the coding sequence ATGAAGCGTGACTGCCCCACCATCCAGGAGCTGCTGGCCTTCGATGCGGTGGCGCGCCACGAGAGCATCACGCTGGCAGCCGGCGCCCTGTGCATCACCGTGAGCGCGGTCAGCAAGCAGATCGCGGGGCTCGAAGCCTTCCTGGGCCGCGAGCTGCTGCAGAAGAACGGCCGCGGCGTGCAGCTCACGCCGCAGGGGCGCGTGTACTGGCAGAAGATTTCGGGCGGCCTGCGCGCCATCGAGACCGCGACCTTCGAGGCGCGCTCGGGCGATGCCGGCGCCGGCCTGCTCACGCTGGCGAGCGTGCCCACTTTCCTGACCAAGTGGCTCATTCCGCGCCTGCCGGCCTTCAGCCAGAAGAGCCGCCATGTGATGCTGAGCTTCAGCCGCCACCTGGAGCCGAGCGACGGCATCCCGGCCGGTGTCGATGCGGCGATTCGCTACGGCCCCGACGGCTGGCCCGGCGTGGTGTCCGAATACATCGCTGGGCGCGAGTTCGTGCTGATCGTGGCGCGCTCGCTGGTCGAAGGGCGCCATCGCATTGCGCAGCCGGCCGACATCGTGGGTCATACGCTGCTGCATCACGAAGGCGCGCCCACGGCCTGGCGGCAATGGGCCGCGCAGCATGGCGTGCCCGAGGTGCAGATCGTGGCCGGGCCACGCTTCGCGCAGTACTCGGCGCTGATCCAGGCGGCGCTCAACGGGCTGGGCATCGGGCTGGTGCCCAAGCTGCTGGTGCAGGAAGAACTTGCAGAAGGCGCGCTGCTCAGCCCCTGCGGCACGCCGGTGAGCGTGAACCAGGGCCACTACCTCTGCTACCGGCCCGACCGGCTCGACCTGCCGGCCTTCGCGGCGTTTCGCGAATGGTTGCTCGAAGAAGGTGTGGCATCGCGCGGGGCGGAAGCATGA
- a CDS encoding ABC transporter permease, which yields MTLETTLVRGISLIYGLYLLLPIALLLLGSFGGNWTNTLLPTGITGQWYVDLWLDTSFRKAFVSSLVVAMSACAINTVLALPLAYALYHGARRGGSLAARLVSATPVAVPPITMAFGYMIVFNTDLAPWLGSMPLLIAAHAILTLPYLTNTLLTDLRHLDLGRLEQAAATLGASGWQQFTGIVMPSLRQSLISGLVMVAAISVGEFGVSNLLTSFQNRTYPVVLLQAFYGATGFACAATVILLVLASASALLSSSLVKQRA from the coding sequence ATGACACTGGAGACAACCTTGGTTCGCGGCATCTCGCTCATCTACGGCCTGTACCTGCTGCTGCCCATTGCCCTGCTGCTGCTCGGCAGCTTTGGCGGCAACTGGACCAACACGCTGCTGCCCACCGGCATCACGGGCCAGTGGTATGTCGACCTGTGGCTCGACACTTCCTTTCGCAAGGCCTTCGTCAGCAGCCTCGTGGTGGCCATGTCGGCCTGCGCCATCAACACCGTGCTGGCGCTGCCGCTGGCCTATGCGCTGTACCACGGCGCGCGGCGCGGCGGCAGCCTGGCGGCGCGCCTCGTGAGCGCCACGCCGGTGGCGGTGCCGCCCATCACCATGGCCTTCGGCTACATGATTGTGTTCAACACCGACCTGGCGCCCTGGCTCGGTTCGATGCCACTGCTGATTGCGGCGCACGCGATCCTCACGCTGCCCTACCTCACGAACACGCTGCTGACCGACCTGCGCCATCTCGACCTGGGCCGGCTCGAACAGGCGGCCGCCACGCTCGGCGCCTCGGGCTGGCAGCAGTTCACCGGCATCGTCATGCCCAGCCTGCGCCAGAGCCTGATCAGCGGGCTGGTGATGGTGGCGGCCATTTCGGTGGGCGAGTTCGGTGTGTCGAACCTGCTCACGAGCTTCCAGAACCGTACCTATCCGGTGGTGCTGCTGCAGGCCTTCTATGGCGCAACGGGCTTTGCCTGCGCGGCCACGGTGATTCTTCTTGTGCTGGCGAGTGCGTCGGCGCTTCTTTCTTCCTCCCTTGTGAAGCAGCGCGCATGA
- a CDS encoding ABC transporter ATP-binding protein, which yields MSLLFDNVSYNYPGSTHGLHDVSLDVRTGELVAVIGPSGSGKSTLLKLAAGLETGHTGRIALGGEDMSRTPVHQRHIGMVFQSYALFPHLSVLDNVAYGLKLRKVATTERHKRAQELLDIVGLGEYAQRAVAQLSGGQQQRVALARALAIDPRALLLDEPLSALDASVRGHLRDQIRSIQQRFNATTLLVTHDQEEALVMADRVAMLKDGRLLQIATPREIYENPASRVVAEFVGLSTILPAKVASPGRLDMGFAEFFADTGSRTFGTPVHVLVRPEHIQPDPPSGSVNRLAGHTGAQRYLGALTRYDFEVQGAGKPFLAESAAPAAQAIAIAPEHLRLLDH from the coding sequence ATGAGTCTTCTGTTCGATAACGTCAGCTACAACTACCCGGGCAGCACGCACGGCCTGCACGACGTGTCGCTCGACGTGCGCACCGGCGAGCTGGTGGCGGTGATCGGGCCCAGCGGCTCGGGCAAGTCGACGCTGCTCAAGCTGGCGGCGGGCCTGGAGACCGGCCACACGGGACGCATCGCGCTCGGCGGCGAAGACATGTCGCGCACGCCGGTGCACCAGCGCCACATCGGCATGGTGTTCCAGAGCTACGCGCTGTTCCCGCACCTGAGCGTGCTGGACAACGTGGCCTACGGGCTCAAGCTGCGCAAGGTGGCGACCACCGAGCGGCACAAGCGTGCGCAGGAGCTGCTCGACATCGTGGGGCTGGGCGAGTACGCGCAGCGCGCCGTGGCGCAACTCTCGGGCGGCCAGCAGCAACGCGTGGCCCTGGCGCGCGCACTGGCCATCGACCCGCGCGCGCTGCTGCTCGACGAGCCGCTGTCGGCACTGGACGCCAGCGTGCGCGGCCACCTGCGCGACCAGATCCGTTCGATCCAGCAACGCTTCAACGCGACCACGCTGCTGGTCACGCACGACCAGGAAGAAGCGCTGGTGATGGCCGACCGCGTGGCCATGCTCAAGGACGGCCGGCTGCTGCAGATCGCCACGCCGCGCGAGATTTACGAGAACCCCGCGAGCCGCGTGGTGGCGGAGTTCGTCGGGCTCTCGACGATCCTGCCTGCGAAGGTGGCGTCGCCGGGCCGGCTCGACATGGGCTTTGCCGAATTCTTCGCCGACACCGGCAGCCGCACCTTCGGCACGCCGGTGCATGTGCTGGTGCGGCCCGAGCACATCCAGCCCGACCCGCCATCCGGCAGCGTGAACCGCCTCGCGGGGCACACCGGCGCGCAGCGCTACCTGGGTGCGCTCACGCGCTACGACTTCGAGGTGCAGGGCGCAGGCAAGCCCTTCCTTGCCGAGTCGGCAGCGCCGGCTGCCCAAGCGATTGCCATCGCGCCCGAACACCTCCGTTTGCTCGACCACTGA